From Scatophagus argus isolate fScaArg1 chromosome 10, fScaArg1.pri, whole genome shotgun sequence, a single genomic window includes:
- the slf2 gene encoding uncharacterized protein slf2 isoform X2 produces MKRATENQGDTRSLKECFSPGSKVKDLPLQQCSLPRFASFLQETPMKPSQVPNKFPHPLPRRMLPLQSPELCHRDRMGPPRHPPHYLGPIHSSRFVPRGPSNIGSSANRPHFTPRVGPLHHSTQPSGSSFSQPVPVSPTNGGTAANKPQPLPPGTFQPVSSQFMKDLSNHSPPSHIRRDQVTESKVMMSYSGCENVTARQEANKAQSSDVWSCVQTVQLHRPSLTPSLNTRSTQEVSPLPQLDSEHGSQWPMRGYQPSHSTNSPDKGSGSSLPIMHSSVAPCQDQQHKQTPSSEKLTSVELNHSSQKRRRESEDCDDGAKKLCFQVENFGKAQTPKPTVVSSFSNSLVPQPSSCHSSVSELSPQTTDSHLCTEPASGQSTDLELSSAFKPTQSSCASMSPKPCIKRQPSVGAKQAYVKSSHNHTVDLIELSLPSNPGEAILKKRSKENNKRDKSGSLLSSEVSQKDAGSSPHCQLSSQNSGHTQRSASLLPVKTLSRSHQAEESRKSDYSTPKPASKSNSASLSSRPRPRRPVVIDDDLFELFTPDPVTYVVPPAHKTAKPKADGGTIKSSSSEKNCSFRIVSNSSNAAAGFSCHKTQKLPVNSSHAVDTKVSMPTVALKRVKLENLRPFSPKDSKLKNSPEVTSSGRHLRDQNFKSDEKQTSLLSNNVEPCTLETDIGTSEQMSTSHRSQSPLLGRQANEGRRKQVNEEDPIDVELDLGLSFALDLDLTQSSHSSEDEQLLSLHEMMERATKPPDTPEKGAFSEPSTPSCPSKTLPLPSNAKSGVYKNNLDQMLKEINTSKRAKEIETQLLTACKEDLLRIAEYEEAEENREEGISTEHQEFLQRYSLMSSAIREVPPGEIVFNLEKFGRIFNHDTLQLRQCLVNPQGTAQKTLLWSSPAQLRLHVNIGLFQEAYDSCSPCPTQVTRFLFKMMSVHNERMVSEKILQALCDIAYTAACQIVKQGSQKFEVWVPSLADVVLVLMNMGVAFVTLFPFENLQPPFTERDLLEDVYIKSESPSTNNDQSTFPEHNYSNILRYLSYCMALCPRAYSDDELLLLLTVVGRLGLDTRLILQSSVALYPLQYKIVGNIRDWNTMLPRICQALTNLTDDHHNMCLLVQLLPDHTRGKQLRRHLSLAMISKLLDGNCTYRPTGKEIQLSDLRPYLPRMQPSTLLRSMLSSPSRKNKEDVVTLDQQSYYLCYSLLTLVNEASNFQFFPAHQKEQLLSLSSELETHVKCDIRESEKCLYRSKVKDLVARIYTKWQILLQRTRPLHDKLYDYWQPLPVDTLTSSQEEEEMNDSDRREEMEEQEEEEEEEEDEGGISETEENEVVMISGDEEKDEGDDAMDESCETRDNTKPEEMEGGNTVGDTNKTEKVAELVQGEGNQEIPEVQPEVLKESVVMEEQMEAENIECAEAETENLVETTETYDQVAAHDLVS; encoded by the exons ATGAAACGAGCAACAGAAAATCAAGGAGACACGCG ATCACTTAAAGAGTGTTTTTCCCCGGGGAGTAAAG TGAAGGACCTACCACTCCAGCAGTGCTCCCTACCCCGCTTTGCATCTTTCCTCCAGGAGACTCCAATGAAGCCCTCTCAGGTCCCTAACAAGTTTCCTCACCCCCTACCCAGGAGAATGTTGCCACTTCAAAGCCCAGAGCTGTGCCATAGAGACAGAATGGGTCCTCCAAGGCACCCTCCTCATTATCTGGGACCAATACATTCATCAAGATTTGTTCCAAGGGGGCCTAGTAACATTGGTTCCTCAGCAAACAGGCCCCATTTCACACCAAGAGTGGGTCCTTTGCATCACTCTACACAACCTTCGGGGTCTTCCTTTTCACAGCCTGTTCCAGTCAGCCCAACTAATGGTGGAACTGCAGCTAATAAGCCACAACCCTTGCCTCCTGGTACCTTTCAGCCAGTATCCTCTCAATTCATGAAGGATTTAAGCAACCACTCCCCACCTTCCCACATCAGGAGAGATCAAGTGACTGAGTCTAAAGTCATGATGTCTTACTCAGGGTGTGAAAATGTAACAGCAAGACAAGAAGCTAACAAG GCTCAATCCAGCGATGTATGGAGTTGCGTACAAACTGTCCAGCTCCACAGGCCTTCCTTGACACCATCACTCAACACCAGATCTACTCAAGAAGTTAGCCCACTGCCCCAACTGGACTCTGAGCATGGGAGCCAGTGGCCCATGAGAGGCTACCAGCCTTCTCATAGTACCAACTCTCCTGACAAGGGGAGTGGTTCCAGTTTACCCATCATGCACAGCTCTGTAGCCCCTTGCCAG gaccaacaacataaacaaacaccgTCAAGTGAAAAGTTAACTTCAG TGGAATTGAATCACTCGTCTCAGAAGAGGCGCAGGGAGTCTGAGGACTGTGATGACGGTGCCAAGaaactgtgttttcaggtgGAGAACTTTGGCAAAGCACAGACACCAAAACCCACTGTTGTCAGTTCATTCAGCAATTCCCTGGTGCCTCAGCCATCATCGTGCCATTCTTCAGTCTCGGAACTGTCGCCTCAGACCACAGATAGCCATCTGTGCACAGAGCCAGCATCTGGCCAGTCAACCGACTTGGAACTATCATCAGCATTTAAACCCACCCAGTCATCCTGCGCATCAATGTCACCCAAACCTTGTATAAAAAGACAACCATCAGTGGGGGCAAAGCAAGCATATGTAAAATCCTCTCATAATCATACAGTGGATTTAATAGAGTTAAGTTTGCCTTCAAACCCAGGTGAAGCAATTTTGAAGAAAAGAAGCaaggaaaacaataaaagggATAAATCAGGCTCTTTGTTATCCTCCGAGGTTTCCCAGAAGGATGCTGGCAGCTCTCCTCATTGTCAGCTAAGCAGCCAAAACTCTGGTCATACTCAACGTAGTGCCTCACTCTTACCTGTCAAGACCCTGAGCAGGAGTCATCAGGCGGAGGAGAGCCGGAAGTCGGACTACAGCACTCCCAAACCAGCCTCAAAATCAAATTCAGCTTCTCTGAGTTCTCGTCCCCGCCCACGAAGACCAGTTGTAATAGATGACGATTTATTTGAGCTTTTTACCCCTGATCCCGTGACCTATGTAGTCCCCCCTGCCCATAAGACCGCAAAGCCCAAGGCAGATGGAGGAACAATCAAATCTTCCTCTTCAGAGAAAAACTGTTCATTCAGAATTGTGTCCAACTCCAGTAACGCAGCTGCTGGTTTCTCATGTCACAAAACGCAGAAATTACCAGTAAACAGTTCTCATGCAGTGGACACCAAAGTCTCCATGCCAACTGTAGCGTTAAAGCGGGTAAAACTTGAAAACTTAAGACCATTTTCCCCAAAAGACAGCAAACTCAAAAACAGTCCAGAAGTCACTTCTTCAGGCAGGCACCTTAGGGATCAGAATTTTAAATctgatgagaaacaaacatctcTCCTCTCCAACAATGTGGAACCATGCACTTTAGAGACTGACATTGGTACCTCTGAGCAAATGTCTACATCTCATCGTTCTCAGTCTCCACTGCTGGGGAGGCAGGCAAATGAAGGGCGAAGAAAGCAGGTGAATGAAGAAGATCCTATAGATGTGGAGCTGGACCTGGGTCTGAGTTTTGCGTTAGATTTGGATCTAACCCAGAGCTCTCACAGCAGCGAGGATGAGCAGCTGCTTTCCTTGCATGAGATGATGGAGCGTGCTACCAAGCCCCCAGATACACCGGAGAAAGGAGCCTTCTCAGAGCCAAGTACACCTAGTTGCCCGTCCAAAACT CTACCATTGCCATCTAATGCAAAGTCAGGAGTCTACAAAAACAACCTTGATCAGATgctgaaagaaataaacaccAGTAAAAG AGCTAAAGAGATTGAGACACAACTTCTAACTGCATGTAAAGAAGACCTGTTGAGAATAGCTGAATatgaggaggcagaggagaacCGTGAGGAGGGCATCTCCACTGAACACCA GGAATTCCTGCAGCGCTACTCGTTGATGTCCAGTGCAATCAGAGAAGTGCCACCGGGAGAAATAGTGTTCAACCTGGAGAAATTTGGCCGAATATTCAACCATGATACACTGCAGCTCAGACAATGTCTGGTCAATCCACAGGggacagcacagaaaacacttcTTTG GTCCAGCCCTGCTCAGCTGAGACTGCATGTAAATATTGGATTGTTCCAGGAAGCTTACGATAGCTGTTCTCCCTGTCCAACTCAGGTTACACGTTTCCTATTCAAG ATGATGTCGGTCCATAATGAGAGGATGGTATCCGAAAAGATATTACAGGCCCTCTGTGACATCGCCTACACTGCAGCTTGCCAGATAG TGAAACAGGGAAGCCAAAAGTTTGAAGTGTGGGTACCCAGTTTGGCCGATGTCGTGCTGGTCCTCATGAATATGGGAGTAGCATTTGTTACTCTCTTCCCTTTTGAGAATCTGCAGCCTCCATTCACAGAAAGAGATTTGCT GGAGGACGTCTACATCAAAAGTGAGAGTCCCTCCACTAACAATGACCAGAGCACTTTCCCTGAACACAACTACAGCAACATCTTAAGG TATCTGTCTTACTGTATGGCCCTCTGCCCACGAGCGTACAGCGATGACGAGCTGCTGTTACTTCTAACTgtggtgggcaggctgggcctGGACACACGGCTCATCCTCCAGTCCAGCGTGGCGCTATACCCTCTACAGTACAAGATTGTCGGCAACATAAGGGACTGGAACACCATG CTGCCCAGAATCTGTCAGGCACTTACTAATCTGACAGATGACCACCACAACATGTGCCTACTAGTTCAGCTGCTGCCTGACCACACACGTGGAAA GCAACTGCGTCGACATCTGAGTCTGGCCATGATCTCTAAACTGTTAGATGGAAATTGTACTTACAGACCTACAGGAAAAGAAATTCAG CTCTCTGACCTGAGGCCGTACCTGCCTCGTATGCAACCCTCCACCCTTCTCCGCAGCATGCTGAGCTCCCCcagcaggaaaaataaagaagacgTGGTCACGCTTGACCAGCAG TCCTACTACCTCTGCTATAGCCTTCTGACCCTGGTGAATGAAGCTTCCAATTTTCAGTTCTTCCCTGCTCATCAAAAG gagcagctgctgtctctgagcTCTGAGCTGGAAACACATGTCAAGTGTGACatcagagagagcgagaaatgTCTTTACCGGAGCAAG GTAAAGGACCTGGTGGCCAGAATCTACACCAAGTGGCAGATACTTCTTCAGAGGACAAGACCTCTCCAT GATAAGTTGTATGATTATTGGCAGCCTTTGCCTGTGGACACACTAACAAGCAGccaagaagaggaggaaatgaacGACAGTGATCGtagagaggagatggaggagcaagaggaggaggaggaggaggaggaggatgaaggaggcATTAGCGAAACTGAGGAAAATGAGGTGGTAATGATCTCAGGGGATGAGGAGAAGGACGAGGGAGATGATGCGATGGATGAAAGCTGCGAGACAAGGGACAACACAAAGCCAGAAGAAATGGAGGGAGGCAATACGGTGGGCGACACAAATAAAACGGAGAAAGTGGCAGAATTGGTACAAGGTGAGGGTAACCAAGAGATACCAGAGGTGCAGCCTGAAGTTCTCAAAGAGTCTGTAGTGATGGAAGAGCAAATGGAGGCTGAAAACATAGAGTGTGCTGAGGCAGAGACTGAAAATCTGGTTGAGACAACAGAAACTTATGACCAGGTAGCAGCACATGATTTAGTGTCATAG
- the slf2 gene encoding uncharacterized protein slf2 isoform X1: MKRATENQGDTRSLKECFSPGSKVKDLPLQQCSLPRFASFLQETPMKPSQVPNKFPHPLPRRMLPLQSPELCHRDRMGPPRHPPHYLGPIHSSRFVPRGPSNIGSSANRPHFTPRVGPLHHSTQPSGSSFSQPVPVSPTNGGTAANKPQPLPPGTFQPVSSQFMKDLSNHSPPSHIRRDQVTESKVMMSYSGCENVTARQEANKAQSSDVWSCVQTVQLHRPSLTPSLNTRSTQEVSPLPQLDSEHGSQWPMRGYQPSHSTNSPDKGSGSSLPIMHSSVAPCQDQQHKQTPSSEKLTSAVELNHSSQKRRRESEDCDDGAKKLCFQVENFGKAQTPKPTVVSSFSNSLVPQPSSCHSSVSELSPQTTDSHLCTEPASGQSTDLELSSAFKPTQSSCASMSPKPCIKRQPSVGAKQAYVKSSHNHTVDLIELSLPSNPGEAILKKRSKENNKRDKSGSLLSSEVSQKDAGSSPHCQLSSQNSGHTQRSASLLPVKTLSRSHQAEESRKSDYSTPKPASKSNSASLSSRPRPRRPVVIDDDLFELFTPDPVTYVVPPAHKTAKPKADGGTIKSSSSEKNCSFRIVSNSSNAAAGFSCHKTQKLPVNSSHAVDTKVSMPTVALKRVKLENLRPFSPKDSKLKNSPEVTSSGRHLRDQNFKSDEKQTSLLSNNVEPCTLETDIGTSEQMSTSHRSQSPLLGRQANEGRRKQVNEEDPIDVELDLGLSFALDLDLTQSSHSSEDEQLLSLHEMMERATKPPDTPEKGAFSEPSTPSCPSKTLPLPSNAKSGVYKNNLDQMLKEINTSKRAKEIETQLLTACKEDLLRIAEYEEAEENREEGISTEHQEFLQRYSLMSSAIREVPPGEIVFNLEKFGRIFNHDTLQLRQCLVNPQGTAQKTLLWSSPAQLRLHVNIGLFQEAYDSCSPCPTQVTRFLFKMMSVHNERMVSEKILQALCDIAYTAACQIVKQGSQKFEVWVPSLADVVLVLMNMGVAFVTLFPFENLQPPFTERDLLEDVYIKSESPSTNNDQSTFPEHNYSNILRYLSYCMALCPRAYSDDELLLLLTVVGRLGLDTRLILQSSVALYPLQYKIVGNIRDWNTMLPRICQALTNLTDDHHNMCLLVQLLPDHTRGKQLRRHLSLAMISKLLDGNCTYRPTGKEIQLSDLRPYLPRMQPSTLLRSMLSSPSRKNKEDVVTLDQQSYYLCYSLLTLVNEASNFQFFPAHQKEQLLSLSSELETHVKCDIRESEKCLYRSKVKDLVARIYTKWQILLQRTRPLHDKLYDYWQPLPVDTLTSSQEEEEMNDSDRREEMEEQEEEEEEEEDEGGISETEENEVVMISGDEEKDEGDDAMDESCETRDNTKPEEMEGGNTVGDTNKTEKVAELVQGEGNQEIPEVQPEVLKESVVMEEQMEAENIECAEAETENLVETTETYDQVAAHDLVS, translated from the exons ATGAAACGAGCAACAGAAAATCAAGGAGACACGCG ATCACTTAAAGAGTGTTTTTCCCCGGGGAGTAAAG TGAAGGACCTACCACTCCAGCAGTGCTCCCTACCCCGCTTTGCATCTTTCCTCCAGGAGACTCCAATGAAGCCCTCTCAGGTCCCTAACAAGTTTCCTCACCCCCTACCCAGGAGAATGTTGCCACTTCAAAGCCCAGAGCTGTGCCATAGAGACAGAATGGGTCCTCCAAGGCACCCTCCTCATTATCTGGGACCAATACATTCATCAAGATTTGTTCCAAGGGGGCCTAGTAACATTGGTTCCTCAGCAAACAGGCCCCATTTCACACCAAGAGTGGGTCCTTTGCATCACTCTACACAACCTTCGGGGTCTTCCTTTTCACAGCCTGTTCCAGTCAGCCCAACTAATGGTGGAACTGCAGCTAATAAGCCACAACCCTTGCCTCCTGGTACCTTTCAGCCAGTATCCTCTCAATTCATGAAGGATTTAAGCAACCACTCCCCACCTTCCCACATCAGGAGAGATCAAGTGACTGAGTCTAAAGTCATGATGTCTTACTCAGGGTGTGAAAATGTAACAGCAAGACAAGAAGCTAACAAG GCTCAATCCAGCGATGTATGGAGTTGCGTACAAACTGTCCAGCTCCACAGGCCTTCCTTGACACCATCACTCAACACCAGATCTACTCAAGAAGTTAGCCCACTGCCCCAACTGGACTCTGAGCATGGGAGCCAGTGGCCCATGAGAGGCTACCAGCCTTCTCATAGTACCAACTCTCCTGACAAGGGGAGTGGTTCCAGTTTACCCATCATGCACAGCTCTGTAGCCCCTTGCCAG gaccaacaacataaacaaacaccgTCAAGTGAAAAGTTAACTTCAG caGTGGAATTGAATCACTCGTCTCAGAAGAGGCGCAGGGAGTCTGAGGACTGTGATGACGGTGCCAAGaaactgtgttttcaggtgGAGAACTTTGGCAAAGCACAGACACCAAAACCCACTGTTGTCAGTTCATTCAGCAATTCCCTGGTGCCTCAGCCATCATCGTGCCATTCTTCAGTCTCGGAACTGTCGCCTCAGACCACAGATAGCCATCTGTGCACAGAGCCAGCATCTGGCCAGTCAACCGACTTGGAACTATCATCAGCATTTAAACCCACCCAGTCATCCTGCGCATCAATGTCACCCAAACCTTGTATAAAAAGACAACCATCAGTGGGGGCAAAGCAAGCATATGTAAAATCCTCTCATAATCATACAGTGGATTTAATAGAGTTAAGTTTGCCTTCAAACCCAGGTGAAGCAATTTTGAAGAAAAGAAGCaaggaaaacaataaaagggATAAATCAGGCTCTTTGTTATCCTCCGAGGTTTCCCAGAAGGATGCTGGCAGCTCTCCTCATTGTCAGCTAAGCAGCCAAAACTCTGGTCATACTCAACGTAGTGCCTCACTCTTACCTGTCAAGACCCTGAGCAGGAGTCATCAGGCGGAGGAGAGCCGGAAGTCGGACTACAGCACTCCCAAACCAGCCTCAAAATCAAATTCAGCTTCTCTGAGTTCTCGTCCCCGCCCACGAAGACCAGTTGTAATAGATGACGATTTATTTGAGCTTTTTACCCCTGATCCCGTGACCTATGTAGTCCCCCCTGCCCATAAGACCGCAAAGCCCAAGGCAGATGGAGGAACAATCAAATCTTCCTCTTCAGAGAAAAACTGTTCATTCAGAATTGTGTCCAACTCCAGTAACGCAGCTGCTGGTTTCTCATGTCACAAAACGCAGAAATTACCAGTAAACAGTTCTCATGCAGTGGACACCAAAGTCTCCATGCCAACTGTAGCGTTAAAGCGGGTAAAACTTGAAAACTTAAGACCATTTTCCCCAAAAGACAGCAAACTCAAAAACAGTCCAGAAGTCACTTCTTCAGGCAGGCACCTTAGGGATCAGAATTTTAAATctgatgagaaacaaacatctcTCCTCTCCAACAATGTGGAACCATGCACTTTAGAGACTGACATTGGTACCTCTGAGCAAATGTCTACATCTCATCGTTCTCAGTCTCCACTGCTGGGGAGGCAGGCAAATGAAGGGCGAAGAAAGCAGGTGAATGAAGAAGATCCTATAGATGTGGAGCTGGACCTGGGTCTGAGTTTTGCGTTAGATTTGGATCTAACCCAGAGCTCTCACAGCAGCGAGGATGAGCAGCTGCTTTCCTTGCATGAGATGATGGAGCGTGCTACCAAGCCCCCAGATACACCGGAGAAAGGAGCCTTCTCAGAGCCAAGTACACCTAGTTGCCCGTCCAAAACT CTACCATTGCCATCTAATGCAAAGTCAGGAGTCTACAAAAACAACCTTGATCAGATgctgaaagaaataaacaccAGTAAAAG AGCTAAAGAGATTGAGACACAACTTCTAACTGCATGTAAAGAAGACCTGTTGAGAATAGCTGAATatgaggaggcagaggagaacCGTGAGGAGGGCATCTCCACTGAACACCA GGAATTCCTGCAGCGCTACTCGTTGATGTCCAGTGCAATCAGAGAAGTGCCACCGGGAGAAATAGTGTTCAACCTGGAGAAATTTGGCCGAATATTCAACCATGATACACTGCAGCTCAGACAATGTCTGGTCAATCCACAGGggacagcacagaaaacacttcTTTG GTCCAGCCCTGCTCAGCTGAGACTGCATGTAAATATTGGATTGTTCCAGGAAGCTTACGATAGCTGTTCTCCCTGTCCAACTCAGGTTACACGTTTCCTATTCAAG ATGATGTCGGTCCATAATGAGAGGATGGTATCCGAAAAGATATTACAGGCCCTCTGTGACATCGCCTACACTGCAGCTTGCCAGATAG TGAAACAGGGAAGCCAAAAGTTTGAAGTGTGGGTACCCAGTTTGGCCGATGTCGTGCTGGTCCTCATGAATATGGGAGTAGCATTTGTTACTCTCTTCCCTTTTGAGAATCTGCAGCCTCCATTCACAGAAAGAGATTTGCT GGAGGACGTCTACATCAAAAGTGAGAGTCCCTCCACTAACAATGACCAGAGCACTTTCCCTGAACACAACTACAGCAACATCTTAAGG TATCTGTCTTACTGTATGGCCCTCTGCCCACGAGCGTACAGCGATGACGAGCTGCTGTTACTTCTAACTgtggtgggcaggctgggcctGGACACACGGCTCATCCTCCAGTCCAGCGTGGCGCTATACCCTCTACAGTACAAGATTGTCGGCAACATAAGGGACTGGAACACCATG CTGCCCAGAATCTGTCAGGCACTTACTAATCTGACAGATGACCACCACAACATGTGCCTACTAGTTCAGCTGCTGCCTGACCACACACGTGGAAA GCAACTGCGTCGACATCTGAGTCTGGCCATGATCTCTAAACTGTTAGATGGAAATTGTACTTACAGACCTACAGGAAAAGAAATTCAG CTCTCTGACCTGAGGCCGTACCTGCCTCGTATGCAACCCTCCACCCTTCTCCGCAGCATGCTGAGCTCCCCcagcaggaaaaataaagaagacgTGGTCACGCTTGACCAGCAG TCCTACTACCTCTGCTATAGCCTTCTGACCCTGGTGAATGAAGCTTCCAATTTTCAGTTCTTCCCTGCTCATCAAAAG gagcagctgctgtctctgagcTCTGAGCTGGAAACACATGTCAAGTGTGACatcagagagagcgagaaatgTCTTTACCGGAGCAAG GTAAAGGACCTGGTGGCCAGAATCTACACCAAGTGGCAGATACTTCTTCAGAGGACAAGACCTCTCCAT GATAAGTTGTATGATTATTGGCAGCCTTTGCCTGTGGACACACTAACAAGCAGccaagaagaggaggaaatgaacGACAGTGATCGtagagaggagatggaggagcaagaggaggaggaggaggaggaggaggatgaaggaggcATTAGCGAAACTGAGGAAAATGAGGTGGTAATGATCTCAGGGGATGAGGAGAAGGACGAGGGAGATGATGCGATGGATGAAAGCTGCGAGACAAGGGACAACACAAAGCCAGAAGAAATGGAGGGAGGCAATACGGTGGGCGACACAAATAAAACGGAGAAAGTGGCAGAATTGGTACAAGGTGAGGGTAACCAAGAGATACCAGAGGTGCAGCCTGAAGTTCTCAAAGAGTCTGTAGTGATGGAAGAGCAAATGGAGGCTGAAAACATAGAGTGTGCTGAGGCAGAGACTGAAAATCTGGTTGAGACAACAGAAACTTATGACCAGGTAGCAGCACATGATTTAGTGTCATAG